Below is a window of Cygnus atratus isolate AKBS03 ecotype Queensland, Australia chromosome 3, CAtr_DNAZoo_HiC_assembly, whole genome shotgun sequence DNA.
attcattcattcatttaatcCCCCAAAGTTCCCTTGAGGTAGGTAAATATCATGTTCACATTACCTATTGGGAACTGAGGCATAGTGCAGGCTGAAAGTAACTGTacagaaagcagctttaaagaaaggttttttAGAAAATCTGCAAGTCTTAATCTCCCAAGTTagccaaatatttttgatgttgCTCTAGGTGATTTCTTCATTGCTAAACTGTGACTGAATTGACCATGTCTTCTGAGACCAACCATGGTATACTATCCTTAGTAACATAAGTTAACAATACACTAACAAAGtgtcattttaatattaaaacagaattctaagtaaaattttgttaaaacatGATCCTGTTGTGATATTTGGGGAATATAAAAAGGGTTAATGGCTGAAAAGATTATAGAAAGATTATAGGTTTACCAAACAGACATAATccctaaatgtttttttttgtttgttttgttttaactgtatGTAGGTTTCACTTAATCTACTGCTGGAAAACAGCCGCATgtgagctggaaagcagcagcttctagGCAATTCAAAGCAGTATTACATGACagttgaggagaaaaaataacagaggtCTCTTTCCCATGCCGGGTACTCTCATTGCTAAAATCTAGTTACCTactgaagcacagaagcagTTTACAGAAGCAAGGCCatactgcaaaaagaaaactaaaaacctATTACTCATGTAAgagatgtaaaaatgaaattagcaCTTTCGTGTTTTTAATAGGTGTGTTTGCTGGTCCTTAGCACAATCAAGCCCTCAGGAGGGCTATCAAAAGTCCTTATATGAAATATAGCTGCTAAACTCTTTATCAGTTGCTGTGCTTGCATTTGCACAgaccttttccttctttccttctcatgTAAGACAAAGTCAAGGTATGAACCAGACAAAGCCAAATAGAAATACAAGTACTGTACAGTAGGATTATCCCAGAACTTTTATATAAACTGGCCAATACAGCAGCTGTGCACTCCTGTTCTTTGCAGGgactgttttccagaaaaagagcAGTAAAGCTACGTCCAGCAAGACCAAGACTTTAGAGTCATTGGTAAGTAAGGAGCTTGAAGACCAAGATCAATGCTGTATCTTTATCCTGTCAAAAGCCAAACTGTAGGATGTGATCAGAAGACTAGTACACAAGAGTTGTTTGCCCAAATAGAGGGAAATATCAATTGTTGTTGTGgtcattttctgaatattaCCACTGATCTGGCTAATTGCAGGGAAATACAGTGATAAAAAACTTGGTAAACCATCAGTTGCTCAGTAAATGTGattattattgttaaataaAAGAGTTTTTCTCATGGACCAGACTTGCtggactacaaaaaaaaaaaaaaaaaaaaaagtaaataaatggtCTATATCCCAGTGGTCTTGCAGATAGTACATCTGTGATGTTTTCCCATTCAGTAATCACTAGGGAGAAAATTGTAAGGTATTGCTTTATCTGTAAGCAAGAGTACTACCCAGAATTTTATTTGTCTCAAGAATGCTTTAGTCACTCCTAATTCAATCAAATGctagaaaacatgctttttctctcctgtcaAGGTAACTTATAAGATGTATTAGATGTTTCCCAAAGTATCAAGAGAATTACATATGTATGAGTCTCTAGGAAAGCCTTTGATGGAACGATACTAACGTTCTTGTTCTTAAAAGACTATCCTCGTATTGTCACAAGGCATTAATGatattgccatttttttcttttatgcagcACAGTTGAAATGGTTATTTGCTATATTTGTCTAAATTCTAGGGTTATCATTCATCGTCTGTGATCCAGAAAGTTGGGACTCAGTCACTCTATCCTGACATCAAGTTCTTTATCACACTGGAGTAGGGGCTGCTGGGGCCGATGGCTGTGTTTGGGTAGCTGGTAGGCTGCTCACTGTGGATGcagctgaaatacaggaaacaaTAATACTAAAATGTGTTTCCTAGAGTGAATTTCTGGTTTTCACAGTCTTTCAGTAGTAACATTGCAGAATTTAAGCATTACCAATTGCAGAGCTTAGCTAAATGCTATTTAGTACTTATTTCTGTTGTAGTCTTATCAAATGGAAATAGCTACCTGATTAAGGTCTGTTTATATGAGTAACTGTTCCTCAGTAAGAATAAAAGTTTTCCTATGTGTCCCTGAGAttaaaattgggaaaaaaaagtataagaaATGTATggtagatattttatttttgaggatcttgcttttgttgtagcttgcatgcattttttttgcagctaaTAAAGTTTGCAAGATTGGATGCTCTACTGTGGGTGTATTTAGTGTAGTTTATGGATTATATGTTCAAAATAGATTCAAATCCATTTTAGATAACATCAATTTAATTCTGTGTAGATTAAATATCTCCATTGAAAACAAGGCTCTTAATATTCAGTTTATATAAAAATCTGTTGAGACATGGGAtaattttatgattattattaatgGGGAAACCATAGAAGTCTTGAAGTTTGATTTGGAGAATtatcagaaatacagatgtttaTATGACCTACACGTATCTCTTGAGTTGTCTTGACAAAATTTCTTGTTCTTCAAGCCCTGAGGGAAGCTAGACATGTACTGTAATTCTGCATTTGGTTTCCACTAGACTCCAcaagtgaagaggaaaatgagaagaaaattactaATTCATCTTTGAATTTTCTCACGGAAGGGTGGTTAAAGttgttcttttgtgtgtgtgtgtgtgtttgtttttctccctgtctaCTGTCCTCATTATACCAGCAGCTACAAAGCTGGAAGAGTCCTatgcttttgaatttttactAGCGTAATTCTGATTTGGATCATGTGAATCTTCTgggtctttttcttttgtgtaaatTGCACAAATCTTCAGagttttcttattcttaatCTGTGATGTTAATAAGTTTCCTCTGTAGGCTTAATGATGGATGCCTTGGAGACCTGTGCTACTAATTATgctctaatttttttcttagactCTCTGGCTCTTTGTGGTAGGTTAGAAGCTTGATCCCCAGCATCAAACATTACAAACTAAACAGTAATAAATTAGGAAATTGCTTACTGTATGACATGGAAATGTTGTACTTAAGAGTATTCATGCGATGATGCAAAGCAGGTTTTGAGCTGGAACACCACTTAATTTGGCAGTTTCTgcatttagatattttaatCAAACCTACTTCAATGTCTTCTCCATGCTAGAATTCTGCCAAACATCTGGCTAGGAAGTTGCCCTCGGCAGCTGGAGCATGTGACTGTCAAGCTAAAACACGAGCTGGGTGTTACAGCGGTGATGAACTTCCAGACTGAGTGGGACATTGTTCAGAATTCCTGGGGCTGCAACCGCTACCCAGAACCCATGAGCCCTGAAATACTCATGAGACTATACAAAGAGGAAGGTCTTGCCTATGTCTGGATGCCAACTCCGGATATGAGCACTGAAGGTAATGCTCAGACCAATCTTGCAGCTAACTTAATAGTAACAAAATCTCTTAGTTACTAATCTGTTGCTTTCAtggctgctctttttttttttttttttttttccctgtgtaaaTTTTGTGTGAAAATATAGCTAGAGCCCAATGtgcatttttagttttattcgTATTTTCTGGTAGGTGGAGAGCTCATCTAAAGTACTTCGTATCTGCAGTATATGTGTAATTGAGTTTAAAGCCAGCCAACATTGATAACTGCTTGGCTGTTGTTGCTTTCAGCTTGAATTCAGCCTGTATAATGAAAATGTGCTGTGTAGGTGGAAGACTGCAAGCTTGCACAGCAGGACAACTTGCCATCCTTGCTGGTTAAAAACGGAGAGGCAGTGCTGCATGtccagctcagctgctcccttcccctAGCAAATCATTTATCTTTCTCTATAGTGTATCCCAGCCTGATAATCTTTACACAGTCATTTCTTGACAAGACCACCAGCTCTGGTACAGGCATGttctgcagtggagcaggggTTCACAGCGCACAGGCAGGTTTCCTGAGCTGGGGAAGGCCCAGGGGAGCGCAGAGACCTGGCAGGGCCAAGAGTAATGGCGGCCACCATGGCAGCTGCAACCTGCTTGTGAGGAGCTCCAGTCATGGCATCCACCCAACAGAAAGTTGTGTCCTCTGTGTCCCTTGtggcctctccagccacaggaACCAACCAACACAGCTACCCAGACAGAGCACCCAAGGGAATATGCGGCCACGCAGGTCtcaggctgcagggtgtgcccgagtTTTCTGTCAGTGTCTGATGGCAGCAGTGAGTACACCTGTGGGAGGTACACCCAGGTAGAAGAATGGCTCAGCCTGGTGACAGAGCTctgggaggaggtgggcaggctgaggagcatcagggagtcaggGGAGGAGATCGACTGGTGAAATTGTGCTCTCCaacacaagaaacaaaggaTCCCCTACCCTCTTTCCACCAGGCAGGAGGGGACCTAAGGGGCAGCAGGGAATGGAAGCAGGTTTCTGCTTCGGCCAGCAGGTGAATCCCCTCCCTGCCTACCTCTCCTTCTtaggtgcccttacacaacaggTGTGAGGCTCTGGCATTTGATGGGCAGGCAAATGATGTGGACGAAGGTCTGTTCAGGTTAGAGGGGTCACCTAAGCAAGTCAGCCTACCCTCTGTATCGCAACCTccatcatgaaaaaaagaaggattgGTGTCAATGGTTACTCCCTTCAGAGGGGAACAGGGGGGCCTGATATGCTGACTGCACTCaacacatagggaagtctgctaCCTCCCTGGGGCCCGGGTAAGAGATGTTACTAGAAAGCTCACTAGCCTGGTACAGCCCTATAATTATTATCCATTATTGGTTTTTCATGTTGGCACCGATGAAATAGCAAAGAGAAGTCCAAGGGCAAACAAGAGGGCCTTCAGGGCCTTGGGGCAATTGATTAAAGGATCGGGGGCACAAGTAGTGTGTTCTGCTATCCTTCCAGTAGCAGGAAATGATATTGAAAAGAATAGGAAGACCTAGCTGTTCAAATTGTGGCTCTGAGGCTAAGATCATCAGCAGAATTTTGGGATAATTGATTGTGGGATGTTCTACACAGCACCAGGCCAGCTGGCACCTGATGGGTTGCACCTTTCtcagagaggaagaaggatTTTTGTGCAGGAGTTAGCAGGGCTGATTGatagagctttaaactagatttaaagggggaaagggataaaaccgGGCTTTCCAGTGATAAGCCATGAGACAACATGACAAAATTTGAGGGACTGGATGCTAGTGATATCCTTTGGTGAGCTCCATGAGGTGCTGGGTACAATGAAGCACATTTGAAAAGTTTctacacaaatacacacagcatgaggaacaagcAAGGGAAGCTAGAAGCCTTGGCTCTGTCCCAGATATATGACATCATTGGCATAAGTGAAACCTGATGGGAAGAAGAGTCTTGTGAATGGTTTGTTATGACAATTACAGGCTCTTCGGAAGGGGCAAGCAGGGCACATGAGGCAGGGGGGTGCTGCTGCATGTAATGGAGGGGCTGGGCTGTATGGAGCTGGTAATGACAGGGTTGAAAGtctctgggtaaggattaagaGACAAGCAAATAATGTGGATGTCGTTATGGTAGTCTACTATCAGCCACCCAGCCAGGATGATGACACCAATGAATTGTTCTTTAGATACTAAGAACTAAGAGATACCTCTAGATCATCCACCCTTGTCTTTATGGGTGACTTTGACTTGCCAGATGTGAACtgggccagttctctttaaagttttcataagtgacttggatgcaggacttgaaggtatACTAAGTTTAGAGATTACACTAAATGGGAGGACCTGTTGACTCTGTTGAAGGTAGAGAGGCTTTGCAGAAAGATCTTaacaaattagagggctgggcaatcaccaaccatatgaagtttaacaagaacaaatgctggattctgcacctgggatggggcagccctggctgtaCATACAGCCtaggggatgagaggctggagagcagccccttGGAAAGGAATCTGAGGCTTCTGGTTGATGGCAAAATGTGTAggagtcaacagtgtgccctggcagccaaaagggccaaccatattctgggatgcatcaagcatggcattactagctggttgagggaagtgactgtcccacCCTACACTacactggtgcagcctcacctcgagcactgtgtgcagttttgggcaccacaatgtAGGAAGAACACGAACTATTAGAGTGTGTCCAAGGTaaggctatgaagatggtgaaggatctAGAGGAGGTGTataaggagtggctgaggtcccttggtttgttcaacACAGAAAAGGGGAGGCTGAGGGTAGGCCTCATGGctgcctacagcttcctcacgaggggagtgatggggcaggtgctgatctgTTTTCTGTAGTGACCAGCAGTAGGAACCGAGGaaatggcatggagctgtgacaggggaggttcaggttgggtgtcaggaaaaagttcttcactgagagggtggtcaggcagtggaacaggctcctcagggcagtggACACAGTACCAAACCTGCTGGACTGAGTTCAAGAAGTGTGtagacaatgctctcagacacatggtcttATTTTTGGGTGATcctatgtggagccaggagttggactcgatgatacttgtgggtcccttccagctcaggacaTTCTATGATCATGtgatttatataattattaattattcattatttagaACACCCATGGTGCATTGTGTCATaacataatatatttaatttctgcattaGAATGCTCAGTCCAAAATCTTGGTTTTAGCTAGTAGTTTAGGAAGTGTGCATGTTTTTGAGAGAGTAGCCTACCAGCTGAGCAGAGTGTTTTCAATAGAGTGAAGTTCCACTGCCACTAATAGGGAGCTGTCATATCTGTAACAGGATATCAGGGAGGACAGGAGACCTTAAGACAGGGATTTGAAAGGACTTAATGTCAATGCTCATCTGTGCCATGAGGAAAAGTTACATTTTGATGTTTGCAGCTTCAATTTGCAGAGTAGTAGGGAGAGGTATGAGGAAATACGGTATTATCAAGAAATATGGTATTCTGACTCCCAAGGGAGTCAGAAAggctgttttgcatttttttaacatatccTTAGTACATGATTATATCATAAGAGTGTTAAGTAGtacagcaaaatgattttttgttctccctccctcccttacTATTGGCATTATGGTCTTCATTACAAGGGTTTGGAAAGCAGCAGTATGTAGGTAGATACACAAACTGGtggtaaaaaatattttatttttggcttggTAACTTCAATGATATATAAGATGTGCTGCTTGATGTAATTTGCTGCCTTATCTCAGGCCCTGTGAAAATGAATATGCTACACACATCCAGTGTTAATCAGAATGTGTATTTAGAGAAGACTTGGAGCACTTTACAGATTTTGTGTGATCCAAATCTACGttgcaagaagaaatgaaggttAAAGTAGAAggtcatttgaaagaaaaaaataaatacatcaggTTTGCCCTTGTAACTCACAGTGAATCAGGCTATACAGAAAAAATCTCAACCATGAACATAACTTTCTCAAATACTTGTGACTGTGCCTTGTTTTTATCCCTAGGAAGAATACAGATGTTGCCACAAGCTGTCTGCCTATTGCATGGGCTGCTGGAGAATGGACACACTGTCTATGTTCACTGCAACGCTGGCGTTGGCAGGTCTACAGCTGCTGTCAGTGGCTGGCTGAAGTATGTAATGGGATGGAACCTACGGAAGGTGCAGTACTTCTTGGCTTCCCGGAGACCAGCTGTCTACATAGACGAGGAAGCCCTGATTCGTGCTGAAGATGATTTCTACCAGAAATTTGGACCTCTTCGTTCCTCATGCAAAGTGCAAGAGTAGAAAAGcggaagaggaaaaggaaggtgaaGAGGAATCCTTGCATGTGAACCCCAAGGATTTAGAAATCATGAGTCAAATTCCTGCCTCTCCTCATCAGATTATACACTTGTCATAACAGCTtgaaaattttgttaaaaagtgCCTTTGAgtgtttttatttgccttctttAAGTTGATGCGATTCATGTTTTCAGGCCTTTAGCTGCAAATACAAGACCTAGAAGCTCTGCAAAGGGAAACTAAGattctgttttaattacttGCCTACAGGAACTTAAGCAAGGTTCCTAGGTTCTTAGGGTAGACACTAAATAAGGTAAGACATAAAATAATTAGTGTTGGCAGTATTTTagtgagaagaaagggaaggaattctcagaaaaacagataCAAAGATCGACTGACTTCATGTTCAAGTTTTGATGGGGCTGATAGTCAAAGTTGCTCAGTTATTTTAGAGTGTACattattgaaatgttttctagTAATTTTTAGAAGAATGGTATTAACGAGAAAGACCAGAAGGAAACTGATTTTCCATCTGAGTTTCTTAAACAAAAACTGATAGCTAATGCAGTGAactaaattttgctttctttgcctaTCCAGTCAATGTTAAATATTATGAGTTACAGCTATGTTCTTTTATGACATTGAGGTTAAGCTACAATGTGACACGAAGAGAGGAAACAGCTCCACTTAATAGAGTCTTATTGTGTTGCAGAGAAGAACTGCTATTTATTACGTTATCCTAGTCTGTGAGCTCTGTAAGTCACAGGTACGTTTTGCTCTTCTGGTACATGCAGTGCTGTGAAGTGGGATCTCTGGGTGCTATGTCAATTAGTGACATAGTGACCACTAGCCTAAAGCAGAACGTGTAGGAACTACTTGATGAGCCTCTGCATATGACTGGTAGTACAGCCTCTGTGTTGTTGACCTAGATGGATTTCTTCTCTACAGCAAAAATCTCTTAATGTGGAAGAAATCTTTTCAGCCTGTGGAAGATGATGGTGGGCTGTCTCTGGGGCGAATGGGGCAAGTGTGTTCCTCTAtaggagcaaagaaaaagtctttGGGCAGTTTACTCAGGAATGTGGTCTAGGTCAGGCTAGTGTTGGCTCTGTGGATGATTCCTAATGTTTTCCAGAGCTGCTCAGTGCCTTAGATAAACTAAGAAGTGGTACCAATagcttccagccctgctcaggtAAAATCAATTTGCTGTAGGTTATGTCCAAGAGAGATCAAGGGAGAGAAAGCATTCCCTAAGGAACAGAGGATTAACGATGCATCAACatatgaatttcatttctatAAGTTCAGTAAAATCTCTTTACTTTTCAGCCAGCCATCATATTCCTCTAAAGAACCAGTCAGTGCCGGAGTAGTTTAGCTGATATGTTTTGATTATTTGAATACTTAATGGAAAAACTATTGGATTTGAATTGTTTATGGAGAAAGTCCAGCATAATgcaatatgttttatttatctttaattaTCTTCAAAAGGAAGATGGCAATTTAAGTTATTCTAAGTGTGTGGTTTTGATCTTGaattaatttgtgttttgttgtttttgttgtttttgttttgctttgaaataacaTTGCCTGTTTAGATATGAACCGTTAATGAATAATGTCCAGCATAATACAATGTTTTGTTTACCCTGTATTTAtatcattttcaaaaggaaaaaaaaatgtttatttaagtTATTCTATATATGTGATTTTgatcattacttttttttttttttgctttgaaataacaCTGCCTGTTTAGAAAGTGGATGACAAAAGTTCACTATTAAATAACAACATGCTGACAATTCCAGAAGTTCGTTTTGTCCTGTGTCTTTGGCTCCCAATTTCATAAATAGCAAGAAGGGCCATGGCTGATATTTCTATATGGAGGTGGGACCAGCCACTTGAATGGTTATGATCCATTGCTTGTTTGCTATGCTGAGTCAGTTTTGATGGACTGTTGAGAAGGAAATCTCAaaaagcagagcccagcaaagATGTGTGGGTGATAAGGCACCTCTGGTACCTTCAGAGACCAGGGTTGCTCTGCAGCCTGATGAGATAGCAGAAGGGGTGCATAGGTGCTGCTCCTAGGTTGttttgggtgctgctgctgctgtctgcccCTCCAAATCAAGCACTGAGAACAGGAGGATGGTACGAGAAGTAGAAACTAGAACTCACttaatttttacagttcttttgaaatatgtttgaaaCCCCAAgcttaaaatgtgtttcaaagCCTCCCTGACAGACAGTCCTTTTCATTAGATGCAACTTGTAATGTACGTTGGGACCAGCACTTGTGGTTTTGCTcctgacattttatttgtttcacagctgattatatttcttttttagtgCTCTTGGGACTGTACAGTCCATAACATGGCACAAAGAAGTGAGTATATGGCTGAAGAGGTATAACCATGCTGTGTTGGCTATTCCCTAATGCTGATTTTGTTGGCAGTGGAAGCAGACTTGTGCTTCATCTCTTGAAGAGTAAAAATTCAAATTATACAGAAGCCATACATTCAAGGAAGGCCTAGCAAGGGGTCATTAATTAATTGTTTATTGTCATTTCAGCTTCCTTGTCTGCTAAACTCTTGGGGGGCAATATCATATACAGATTGCATTAGctgatgaaaaacatgaaaacgACTTGCCAACATCATGTTAACAATGAATGCAAAGAGTTCTCATGGCTTGCAGTCCCTTTGTACCTATTTGTagcttacttatttttttttctcattgccACCTTCCTGCTTTTCTTATTGAAGACCACCCTGTCGGGTAACATTCAAAGTTCTGTCTGCTGAAAGCCACCAGCAATTTAAATGGTAAAGAGATTGTTGCAAGAGGctacagcaacagaaaaagcaatcaTATAAAAATACTCAACTTCTCCAACTATATAATTACATGATAGAGCTGCATCTAGAGCTTATCTGTTAGAATTGCAATCTGTAATATGTTCTTTTGCTGACTGGATCATTAGCTGTTTCCACATACTAGCCTCCTTATGCAATTTGGATGTAAGGATGAGGACAGCTCTGATACTATCCTTGTATACTTCTTCACTAGGTTGGTCATTAAAGTGCTGTGATGCTTGGACAAGAACAACTCCTATAGAAGgaatcacaaacaaaaaaaaaaagttattttacagtGCACCCAGGAAGCcaaacacatacatacatagaCAATAATGGGAACCaagtataaatattttggtAACTCATCATTGGAAAACGTTGTTTGGGGAAAATACAGCTGGTATGAAAGTATTCTCTGACCTGTTCCAGCAGATTTTTTATCTTTGTGAAATTGAAGAAGTGGAGTTTGCTACATGGGATGAGACTATTTATGTTTCAGGGTACTTAGGATACCTCAATGCATTATTAGGCTTAGCCAGGGCTGTGCAGACGACGAAGCTATGCACAGGTAGCTCTTACGAGCAATTTTGTAACAAACAAAGCCCCTCAAAGGATGGGTTGGGATTTGAGTGGTCTGGTTTCATGAGTTTTTTACCTCTTGACATCAGAAGGTGACTAATGGGGATGTCTTGTATGAGATATTAGGTAGGCAATGCAGTCCGGTGGTGGAGGCTGGGTTGGCTGGCAGGGCTGCTAAAtaccttcttttctcccttcctccttatGGGTTATTGCACACTTCGAACTTTGTTCCTTTTGGCACTTATCTGCTCTAGGTGCTTAGGTTGCAAGTCTTCCCTGTCTGTTCGTACACTGTCAAGCACAGGGGAGCTCTGGATGAGGCCAGGACTGCTGTCTTTGTACCAGGTTGTGCTTTGGAGTAACTGAAAAGTCTTACAACTGTTAACTGAGTTGGGTGTACTGCACAAAAACATATGCAAAACTCTCTGCTCTGGGGTAGAATTAGGATTTGAACTGCCAACCAAGACCTCCTGAGCAAAGATAATAGAAAAGTCTAGGCTGTATGTTGTGCAGGAGCAGGTAATATACCCcctatttaaaacaagaatgttCAACACACAAGAAAATGCTAGGCAACTCTGTATGTGCCAAGGTCAACTCTTTCTGAGTTCAAATTTATAGTTTAACACATTGACTTTCCTGGtctgcagctgagaaaaagaGTTTGACTGAAAGTCATCAAATAAATTTGCCACAACTTTATTATCTCAcctcttctttcattcttcatCATTAATTTGCAGTGAGAGGTTTCATATCAATTGTagtgttaaatatatatatatattaatataatccatttaaataaatacactggGAGgctgtgaagaaatatttggaagcaTAATAACTACCACAAAAGCATATATTTGGCAAGCAAGCCCTAACTTCCTGAAGGATAATGAACATCAGGCTGCCCTTAGCAAAAATTGAATTGGATTAATGGAACAGAGGGTAGAATATAGATGGCTTTCTCCAACTCCAGCTGTCCAGCTGTTTGCATACTCAGTGTTAAATCAGCACCTCTGcagttatttctttaaacaaattctgctggaaaaaatgtttattatccACATTTATATAGCTTAAAGGAAAAGGGGCAGCTCTGAGGGAGCAGCCTTTTGAACAGTAGAAGTCAAAGAATTAACCCTTTTCCTGTTGCTCCGTGACACAACAATGACATCACCAACGAAACCAAACTATATTAATTCATAACTGATCTTCTTCCTAAATTaacaaaggaaagcaattttttcacGAGCAGTGACATTACCGTATATTAGCATAATTGCATAGTTGTGATATAATCAACCAAATACATGTTGTTGGCCCTTCAGCTTTGATCACATTGAACCTATAGGGTATTTATTCTCAGTTAGATACGTATTTTCTTGCTCCACACTTTCACCTCAAGATGATTCATCTCTGTCTTGACTAGGAGTCTTGActaaaaattacagtatttgtAAAGATAAATAACGAGCATTTAAAAAACCCTTTTATAAGTATCAAAGCTTGTCTGGGGATAAGGAAATAAGAACAGTTATGCCCTGTAAAATAAGCATGGTGACATTGTGAGCCCTAGCCCTATGTAATTCAAACTTTTTGCACTTAAACATGTTGTCCGGTTTGGAAGATTGAATTTGTAAAGATTGCAGGATAATGTCTGTGATTTGGTAATTATTTCCATGctgatgtttttatatttacatcAAGGAAATTAGAAGGCCTGTTTATTTATGTGCtggtaaaatattaaatgatacCTCATTCTTGATTTAGATGATGTGAGGAAAAAGCATAGAGCAGATGCCAAGAAAAAACTTCTAATGCTGGGCAGGTTTCTGTGGTCTTTACTTAATGTCAT
It encodes the following:
- the EPM2A gene encoding laforin isoform X1, whose protein sequence is MLFRFGVVLPGRMAEGDGAVLVAGSRPELGQWDPQRAVPMKPARAAAALSAQEPALWLGEVLLPGEEAASPFWYKFLRRQGGRLLWEGNGPHHDRSCVYDESNIVDGVYCLPITHWIEVSGHTDEMKHTTDFYFNIAGHQAIHYSRILPNIWLGSCPRQLEHVTVKLKHELGVTAVMNFQTEWDIVQNSWGCNRYPEPMSPEILMRLYKEEGLAYVWMPTPDMSTEGRIQMLPQAVCLLHGLLENGHTVYVHCNAGVGRSTAAVSGWLKYVMGWNLRKVQYFLASRRPAVYIDEEALIRAEDDFYQKFGPLRSSCKVQE
- the EPM2A gene encoding laforin isoform X3 is translated as MKHTTDFYFNIAGHQAIHYSRILPNIWLGSCPRQLEHVTVKLKHELGVTAVMNFQTEWDIVQNSWGCNRYPEPMSPEILMRLYKEEGLAYVWMPTPDMSTEGRIQMLPQAVCLLHGLLENGHTVYVHCNAGVGRSTAAVSGWLKYVMGWNLRKVQYFLASRRPAVYIDEEALIRAEDDFYQKFGPLRSSCKVQE